The Ostrea edulis chromosome 1, xbOstEdul1.1, whole genome shotgun sequence genomic sequence ACACCtgtcatgagccctatattgtgatcaggtaaacggaataatccgtagtcaaatcaaaTTGTacagaatggcctaacaatcggtatgaaatacaacaggggatgcttactcctcctaggcaccttatcccacctctggtgtgtccaggggtccgtgtttgcccaactatctattttgtattgcttgtaggagttatgagattgatcactgttcgttatcttcaccttgcatactacAGGCGGCACTCaagctacatgtaattacagGGTGTAATTACAAATGAAGTAGTaggatcattataacgaccgtGGAATTTGCGAGatactgactttaaaggagactgttgaaacccctgtaacatcaacttgtttagcGGTATCCTCTCTCCGTTTAGAAAATGACATAATGAGGATAGAGACTATACCGAACCAGTTGAGAGACATATGTCAACACCAtctgtaggtgataatggaatattgctacatcagAAGATAAAGTCATTCTGTCTGTAGTAAAGTTAAGTTATTAATTTGTCGTTAACGTctgtgttcaataaaatatccaagcataaagcagatgtggaagaatTTCAAGCTCACTGGGATAAAATTGTTCATGATTTTCCAAGACGATATATTCTATAGAAATCAATGAAAGATAAGAACCTATACATGGttaaaagggagataatcacttGATTGATTTCTGGCGTATATAATATGTTTGTTCTTGTGATACATCCATGGTATATCCAAAGGAGTAGATTACCCGTGGAAAGGTATAGAGCGATGCGCCTGATTTTCTTGTAGGACTTTACGGAGATCCTTTCTAGAATGAGCAAGAACATGGTTTGGATATATAATTGCAGAATTTCGCTCAACCGAACTGCTATATATGCGATGGATAAGTAATGTCTGTCAAATAATATGTCAAACATCCAACAAGAAACAGCGCCCATGAAACAGGCGATAAATATAAcactatttttgaaaatccacTTTTCGCACACACTGCTCCCCTGTGTTAATGCAATATCTTTCATTAAATGTAGTCCTCTAAAGATAATAACAATCATAGGGAACATCGTCGTTACTATACCAAAAATCCACCATGGTCTTAAGTATTCGTCATAATCAAAATCAGAGGGACGCGTCCAGCATTTCAGAATGAGGACCAACAAAATCGGAAGAAAGGATACAAGACAATAGAAACTAACCATCATATCGGGAATCTTGTCGTGATATCGTCCATTACGTAAGCTTCCTTCAGGTTCCGGAGTATCCCCTTCCTGTCTTTCTGGTAATTCTAAACTTGATGGTAATATGCTAGCCGTTAAACCAACGCAAAAGGTGAAGTATTCTAAATGAATGTACAAAGATATTTCTCTGGTAGGCTGTAGAACGTTTTGGTATATTGATGAATTCCAGTAGCACGAAATTATCGCTGATGTACTTGTATCATTCATAAAACGATTAATCTGAGGGTCCTTCGCAATCCTTAAACTGGTGTACATCCACATGACGCCATTAGTAAGCAATGCTACAGACAAAATATACTTAACtttcaaatgattttgaaatttgcTTCCGGTCAAAAATATTAAAGCCAATGTCTGTGTAATACAAAACAATGTTTCTAAGATACGGTTGATGACTGTGCATAGGTAATGATAATCCAGAAACTTTTGATAGCATATCAAATCCAGGAGGGAATTTAATCCTTCAATAATAGTTATTCCAATGGTGAAGCAAATTAGTATACCATACATCATTTGTGCCGCGGGATCAGTCTTAGAAGTCGAACTATCTAGATAAATATCTGCCTGTGATCTAGAGACTACAAGAAGATTTACCCACCCAATAGTGGAAAAAAGGCTCAAACATCCAAAGACTGATTGAAGAACAAAATATGCGCCATAGTTCGAGGCCACTGGAATATCGTAATCTTCTAAGACTGGGAAAAAGAATCCTATCCAACTCGTCACGAAAATAATACAGGATACGCTCCCATCGGATCGATTTTTCCCGGAACGGTCGGATGGATGTTTTGTATTCCCTACTGTTAATATTTCTACCACTACATTTTTAAGAGTCACAAAGAAATTTGGCGTTCTTGTAATTTCGTTATCCATTTCAGGatttctttgtaattttccttttACTGTGAGAATATAGTTCAAATTATTTGTCTTTGGAAAATTCAAAACAAGCAATTCAATGAATATAAGTCCTGGTTGTTCTAATAAATaggaaataatattttgaaaaaggaaGAAACTTGCGGAAATTATACTAGATATAGATAAGGCGTACAAATTGTAGTAATGCGAGAGACGTATGGACAGGTGAACTTCGATTGCTCGGCCTCGGTAAGTAATCTTTTCCGCATATAAATAAAGACGATGGGTGGGCAAGACGAGAAAAGTGCGCATGCCTACGAGTGGGTAGATACGAAAGACAAAAACTCGCTTTCATATAGAATTAGAATTCGTCAGTTAGatttaaagaatatatatttacCATAGATTGTAAATGAACACCCGAGCagttaatttatttgaaatattggaaCGTGGAAATGAGAATAGTCAAAATCGTCAAATTTTaccatttttaggtcacctgagtaaactcagactACCTAttgcaattatttttttcttcgtccgtcgtgcgttgacaatttttttaaaaatttatttattcgATTTTTGtcacatatacacatacatatactacCCTCTCACACTGATTCATTCATTAATAGAATTAtggttacttgctgtacaaaaaaaacccccaaacaaTCAGGAAaaaagagaagaagaaaaaaacctcGACAAACACAAGTGAAAAGTAGCTAGTAAAAAACAAATCAATCAAAAATAAACTTCCATCTGGTCCACATTTTATCAAAGCTGTACATTTTAAGCTTTTGGATTGCAGCATATTTTGCCACATGGTATTTAAACCTTagatttcgtaaattctatggtcgttataacgatctagttcgtcaatacaacctcgcattgggtcaaatgctgtctgacgtgtttcataccgattgttaagccgttcttggcacactgatttgactgcggataactccgtttacctgatcaggatatggggctcacggcgggtgtgaccggtcaacaggggatgcttactcctcctaggcacctgatcccacctctggtgtgtccatgggtccgtgtttgcccaactatctattttgtattgcttgtaggagttatgagattgatcactgttcgttatcttcaccttggatGACATAATAATCCAACCAAGTTTTgttctttattctgcattaaacaAGTTAATATGTATTGTTTGACATATAGGATTATAAAATTAATAACTTTGTTATTAAAAGACAATGGAAATTCACCTAATATGATATTGGACACATTAAAACCAACTCTTTCTGAAGTCTTTCTGTATATATGAAGACTCAActcactccacaatgtttggATTATATcacatgaagtaaaaatatgtatcattgtttctacattttttgtacaaaatctacAACAGTCACATGTTTTAACATTAAGTTTCTTAAGATAATACCCAACAGGAAGGATTCTgtgtaaaattctaaactgtagccATTGAGC encodes the following:
- the LOC125668182 gene encoding uncharacterized protein LOC125668182 — encoded protein: MRTFLVLPTHRLYLYAEKITYRGRAIEVHLSIRLSHYYNLYALSISSIISASFFLFQNIISYLLEQPGLIFIELLVLNFPKTNNLNYILTVKGKLQRNPEMDNEITRTPNFFVTLKNVVVEILTVGNTKHPSDRSGKNRSDGSVSCIIFVTSWIGFFFPVLEDYDIPVASNYGAYFVLQSVFGCLSLFSTIGWVNLLVVSRSQADIYLDSSTSKTDPAAQMMYGILICFTIGITIIEGLNSLLDLICYQKFLDYHYLCTVINRILETLFCITQTLALIFLTGSKFQNHLKVKYILSVALLTNGVMWMYTSLRIAKDPQINRFMNDTSTSAIISCYWNSSIYQNVLQPTREISLYIHLEYFTFCVGLTASILPSSLELPERQEGDTPEPEGSLRNGRYHDKIPDMMKGSP